A part of Miscanthus floridulus cultivar M001 chromosome 6, ASM1932011v1, whole genome shotgun sequence genomic DNA contains:
- the LOC136457912 gene encoding protein MOTHER of FT and TFL1 homolog 2-like yields the protein MARFVDPLVVGRVIGEVVDLFVPSISMTVAYGPKDISNGCLLKPSATAAPPLVRISGRRNDLYTLIMTDPDAPSPSDPTMREYLHWIVTNIPGGTDASKGEEVVEYMGPRPPVGIHRYVLVLFEQKTRVHAEGPGERANFNTRAFAAANELGLPTAVVYFNAQKEPANRRR from the exons ATGGCGCGGTTCGTGGATCCGCTGGTGGTGGGGCGGGTGATCGGCGAGGTGGTGGACCTGTTCGTGCCCTCCATCTCCATGACCGTCGCCTACGGCCCCAAGGACATCAGCAACGGCTGCCTCCTCAAGCCGtccgccaccgccgcgccgccgctcgtCCGCATCTCCGGCCGCCGCAACGACCTCTACACGCTG ATCATGACGGACCCTGATGCGCCTAGCCCCAGCGACCCGACCATGAGGGAGTACCTCCACTG GATAGTGACTAACATACCAGGAGGAACGGATGCAAGCAAAG GTGAGGAGGTGGTGGAGTACATGGGCCCGCGGCCGCCGGTGGGCATCCACCGCTACGTGCTGGTGCTGTTCGAGCAGAAGACGCGCGTGCACGCGGAGGGCCCCGGCGAGCGCGCCAACTTCAACACGCGCGCGTTCGCGGCGGCGAACGAGCTCGGCCTCCCCACCGCCGTCGTCTACTTCAACGCGCAGAAGGAGCCCGCCAACCGCCGCCGCTAG